The Haloplanus sp. GDY1 genomic sequence CCCCAAGTGTGGATTAAGTGCGATCGAAGGTGGTCCCGAGCCCTAGACAGCCGGGAGGTGAGCTTAGAAGCAGCTACCCTCTAAGAAAAGCGTAACAGCTTACCGGCCGAGGTTCGGGGCGCCCAAAATGATCGGGGCTCAAATCCACCACCGAGACCTATCCGGTCCTATCACAGGGACATCGCGTAGGCTGGCACGCCGCTCGGACGGAAGCGCGGGCGAGAGTTCGTGTGGACCGAGTGGTGACGATAATCCTGGTCACAGTAGCAGCGATAGTCGGGTGTGACACCCGACGGCCTTACGAGCAAGGGTTCCTCGGCACTGCTAATCAGCCGAGGGTTAGCCGATCCTAAGTCCCGCCGTAACTCGACCGGGACAACGGGGAAACTGGTTAACATTCCAGTGCCACCACACGCTGAAAGTCGACGCTTTGGGGACAACCGAGCCGGGTTCTCGCCCGGTCGAATCAGGTACCGCCGTGGAAGCCGTAACGGCAGGAAGCGGCCGAACCCTGAGATAGCGTAAGTCGGTCGTACCTAGAGCCCGTGAAAAGACGAGTGTGGTGATCGTACCGAGATCCGACACAGGTGCTCTGCCGGCGAAAGGCAAGGCCCGTCGGGAGCAACCGGCGTTAGGGAATTCGGCAAGTTAGTCCCGTACGTTCGCAATAAGGGATGCCTGCTCTGTGCAAGAGCAGGTCGCAGTGACTCGGGCGCTCCGACTGTCTAGTAACAACATAGGTGACCGCAAATCCGCAAGGACTCGTACGGTCACTGAATCCTGCCCAGTGCGGGTATCTGAACACCTCGTACAAGAGGACGAAGGACCCGTCAACGGCGGGGGTAACTATGACCCTCTTAAGGTAGCGTAGTACCTTGCCGCTTCAGTAGCGGCTTGCATGAATGGATCAACGAGAGCGCCACTGTCCCAACGCTGGGCCCGGTGAACTGTACGTTCCAGTGCGGAGTCTGGAGACCCCCAAGGGGAAGCGAAGACCCTATAGAGCTTTACTGCAGGCTGTCGCTGAGACGTGGTCGCTACTGTGCAGCATAGGTAGGAGGCGGTACACAGGTACCCGCGCTAGCGGGCCACCGAGCCAGCATTGAAATACTACCCGGTAGTGACTGCGACTCTCACTCCTGGCGGAGGACACCGGTAGCCGGGCAGTTTGACTGGGGCGGTACGCGCTCGAAAAGATATCGAGCGCGCCCGATGGTCTCCTCATCCGGGTCGGAAACCCGGAAGAGAGCGCAAGAGCACAAGGAGGCCTGACAGTGTTCTTCCCAACGAGGAACGCTGACGCGAAAGCGTGGTCTAGCGAACCCACGAGGCTCATTCATGGGGCCCGTGGATGACAGAAAAGCTACCTTAGGGATAACAGAGTCGTCACTCGCAAGAGCACATATCGACCGAGTGGCTTGCTACCTCGATGTCGGTTCCCTCCATCCTGCCCGTGCAGAAGCGGGCAAGGGTGAGGTTGTTCGCCTATTAAAGGAGGTCGTGAGCTGGGTTTAGACCGTCGTGAGACAGGTCGGCTGCTATCTATTGGGGGTGTGACGGTACCTGACGGGAACAGGCGTATAGTACGAGAGGAACTCCGCCTGGGTGCCACTGGTGTACCGGTTGTCCGAAAGGGCAGTTGCCGGGCAGCCACGCACCACGGGGTAAGAGCTGAACGCATCTAAGCTCGAAACCCACCTGGAAAAGAGGTACCACCGAGGACACTCGTAGAAGACGAGTTAGATAGACTCGGGGTGTACGCGTCGAGGCAACGAGACGTTCAGCCCGCGAGCACTAACAGTTCGAGCCACATTCATTGGAATTCGCACTGTGATCCGATTTGACTGTCGGGTCCAGGCGCTAACTGGATCGCACGTATATACGGTTTCGGACGGACCGACCCTGGTGTGACGACGGTTCGATTCCGTCGGTCGGCATGAAGGCGGCCAGAGCGGCGGGGACACACCCGTACCCATCCCGAACACGGACGTTAAGCCCGCCTGCGTATCGAGCAGTACTGGAGTGGGCGACCCTCTGGGAGTCTCGGTTCGCCGCCTCACCACTCATACTGCAGTTTTCGTACCCACGAGCGACGGGGCTCCCCGTCGCCGCCGTTCGACTCCGACAGCGACCGCACCAGTCAGCGACCGCGTTCGTCGGTCGGAACGCGGTCAGCGGATCAGTCGGATCGACCCGGCGCAGTCTGTCGAATTAAACCCGGTTTAATCGGCGTAAACCCGGCCGAACCCGGGTTCAGCGCTGTCCCGATTTAATGGGGTGAGCGTCCGGGGACCGAACGGAATGAACACGAAACGAACCGGTGCGGTACTGATGGCGGTCGTGTTGCTGGTGTCGGCGGTGGCGCCAGCGATGGTGGCAGCGCAGACGGAATCGCTGTCGGTCGATCTCACACAGGCCGACGAGACGGGCATCGCGACGGTTTCCGTCGCGAGCAACGGGACGGCGGTGGAGAACGCGACGGTGGCCGTGACCGTCGGCGAGAACGAGACGTACGCGGGGACGGGCACGTACGAAACCGATGCCAACGGCGTCGTGTCGCTGCCGGAACCGAACGAGTCGGTGACGGTGACCGTCGAGGCGACGTACGATGGCGCGAACGCGTCGACGACGGCCACTCTCGATCCGGCGCTCGGCGCGACCCTCGCGGAGGCCGACGACGGGTCGGCGACGGTGACGGTGACGCGTGGGAACGCGACCGTGGAGAACGCGACGGTGACCGTGACCGTCGGTGAGAACGAGACGTACACGGGAACGGGCGAGTACGTGACCGACGCGAACGGGACGGTGTCGCTGCCGGTGCCGAACGAGTCGGTGACGGTGACGGTCGAGGCCACGTACGAGGGTGACTCGGTGACGACGACAGCCGATCTCGATCCGGGCCTCGACGTCGCCGTCGAGGGTGCCGACGACGGATCGGTCGTCGTGACGGTGACGCGTGGGAACGCGACCGTGGAGAACGCGACGGTGACCGTGACGGCGAACACGACCTACGCCGACGAGGGCGAGTACGAGACCGACGAGAACGGAACGGTCACGCTTGCCAACCCCGACGAGACGGCCGAACTGACCATCACGACCGCCGACGACGGTGACGAGGCGACCACCTCGGTGATCGTTCAGCACGTCCAGACGCTCGCGGTGGGCGTCGAACAGGCTGACGACGGCACGGTGACGGTCTCGGTCGGTCGTCTCGGCGAACCCGTGGCGAACGCGACGGTCGAGGTGACGGCCGACGGGAACGAGAGCTACGCGGGATCGGGCGAGTACGAAACGAGTGAGGGCGGAACGGTCGTGCTCCCCGCACCGTCGGAGAACGTCACGGTGACCGTGACGGCGACGGACGACGACGAGATGGCGACGACCACGACGGAACTGACGGCGCCGGACCCGGTCGGACCGTTCGGCCGGATCGTCTCGGGGTTCGTCGACGCGCTGAAGGGGTCGGGCTTCAGCGGCCCGCTCGGTCAGCAGGTGTCGGAGTTCGTGACGAACAACAACCCGTCGAACGCCAACGCTAGCGAGCGCGGACCGCCGGAGCACGCGCCCGACGACGACGGAAACGAAACCGAGGCGGACGGCAACGGGTCCCGGGTCGTTCCGGCCGGCCCACCGGTCGAGAACCCGGGCAACTCGGGATCGGCGCCGGGCCAGTCCGACGAGAGCGATGACGAGTCGGACGACTCGGACGCGCCGGGCAACTCGGGGTCGGCGCCGGGGCAGTCCGGCGACGATGACGACGGCCCGGGCAGCTCGGGGTCGGCGCCGGGCCAGTCCGACGAGAGCGATGACGATTCGGACGACTCGGACGCGCCGGGCAACTCGGGGTCGGCGCCGGGGCAGTCCGGTGAGGACGACCAGTCCGACGAGGCGGAGTCGGACGATAGCGACGGCTCGGACGATAGCGACGACTCGGACGACTCCAGCGACTCGGACGACTCCAGCGACTCGGACGACTCCAGCGACTCGGACGACTCCAGCGACTCGGACGACGGCGGAAACGGCAACGCGGGCGGAAACGGCAACGCGGGCGGTAACAGTGGCGGCAACGGCAACGCGGGCGGCAACGGCAACGGCCGATAGCTGACGCGCTCACTCCTTCTTTCGCCGGTCGAGGGCGGCGTCGAGCGTCGTCGCCGAGCAGTTCGCGAGGTCGGCGGCCCGATCGAGGGGGAGGTCCCGCGACCGGACCGCCGCCGCGGCGCCGGCGACGACGAACGGTTCGGGATCGGTGCCCGGCTCCCAGGCATCCTCGTCGAGTGCTCGGTCGGGACCGGTGGCGAGTGCGCGGACGGCCAGCAGCGTGGCGGCGAACGACTCGTCGACCGACTCGGCGCCGGCGGTGCCCGCGACGTCGACGACGCCCGCGAGGGCGAGTGCTGTTTCGGGGTCGTCGCCGACCAGGGCGCGGTCGATGGCGGCCGCCCGGACGTCGTCGAGGCTCATTCGTCCGGCGGGGAGAGGGCGTGGCCGACGACGGTGCCGTCGGGCGCCAGCGTCACCGTGCCGAGTTCGACGCGTTCGCCGGCGTCGGCGACCCGGTCGACCGCCCGGAGGGTGCGCTCGCGGTCGAGACGGTCCCAGACGGCCCGTTCGACGAGTCGCTGGAAGGCGTCCCGGTCGTCCCACGACGCCGTGAGGGTCGAGGGGACGTGGACGAGGAACCGGAGGGCGTCGTCGTCGACGCCGATGCTGACGCCGAAGGTGTCCGCGGGGGGTGCGTCGGGGTCGTCGCTCATGGGCGCGTTCGGCCCGCCGGAGGCATAAGCCGGTCGATGTGAGAGTGACTGACAGCCAGACGACGCCGCGATGGCGGCGCTTTTCAGCCGCCGACGCGGACTGCCGTCATGAGCTACGCCGTCGGACTCGTCGGCAAGCCCTCGGTGGGCAAGTCGACGTTCTTCAACGCCGCGACGATGAACGACGTGCCGGAGGGCGCCTATCCGTTCACGACCATCGATCCCAGCGTCGGGGAGGCGTACGTCCGCGTCGAGTGTGCGGCCCCGGAGTTCGGGGAGACTTGCACCCCGAGCGTGGGCTACTGTGACGACGGCGCACGTTTCGTCCCCGTCCAGCTCGTCGACGTCGCGGGCCTCATCCCCGGGGCACACGAGGGGAAGGGCCTCGGAAACCAGTTCCTGAGCGACCTCAACGAGACGGACGTGCTGATCCACGTCGTCGATTTCTCGGGCAAGACCGACAGCGAGGGCGAGGCGACCGAGGGCCACGACCCCCGCGACGACATCGACTTCCTCGAGGACGAACTCGACATGTGGTATCTGGGAGTTCTGGAGAAGGGCATCGAGCGCTTCGAGAGCAAGTACCACGGCGCGGACGCGGCCATCGAGGCCGACCTGGCCGAGCAGATGAGCGCCTTCCGGATCACCGAAGACGAGATCACGCAGGTGATCCTCTCGCTGGGTCTCGGTTTCGATCCGGCGGCGTGGGACGACGCGGATCGCGAGTCGCTGGCCCGGGAGATTCGCAAGCGCACGAAGCCGATGGTGATCGCGGCGAACAAGATCGACGACCCCGCGGCGGCGGCGAACTTCGCGGAGATTTCGGCCGATCCGGAGTACGACCACCTGACCTTCGTGCCCGTGAGCGCCCACGCGGAGAAGGCGCTGAAGGTCGCCGACGAGGCGGGGACGGTCGATTACCGCCCGGGTGACGACGACTTCGACGTCGTCGGCGACCCGAGCGAGGAGCAGGCGGCCGGATTGGAGCGGATCGGGGGTCTGCTGGCGGAGTACGGCGGGACGGGCGTCCAGGCGTCGCTGGAGGCGGCGCTATTCGACGCCCTCGACCTCATCGCGGTGTTCCCGGGGAGCGACGACGGGTCGACGAGCGATCAGGGGGTCTTCCGCGACTGTTTCCTCCTGCCCGACGGGTCGACGACGGCCGACTTCGCCTCCCACATCCACTCGGATCTGGGCGACGGGTTGCTCCACGGCATCGATTGCCGGTCGTCGAGACAGATCGGCGGTGGCCACGAACTCGACGACCGCGACGTGGTCGAACTCGTGACGACGAACTAATCCAGCGCGTCGAGGAGTGCGTCCAGCGCGGCCCGCGTGCTCTCCCGTTTCACGGCCCAGCGGTCGCCGTCGAAGACGTGGCGTTCGGCTCGGACGAAGGAGTCGCCGCTCCCCCAGGGGGCGGCGTGGGCGACGCCGACGAAGACGAGCCCGACCGGCTTCTCCTCGGTGCCGCCGGCGGGGCCGGCGATGCCGGTGGTGGAGACGCCCCAGTCCGTCCCGGCGATGTCGCGGACGCCCCGTGCCATCTCGCGGGCGACGGGCGCGGAGACGGCGCCGTGGGCGTCGAGGGACTCCCGGGAGACGCCCAGCGCGTCGAGTTTGGCGTCGTTGGAGTACGCGACCACGCCGCGGTCGAAGTAGTCGCTCGATCCGGGCACGTCGGTCAGGCGGGAGCCGACGAGGCCGCCGGTGAGGGATTCGGCGACGGCGACGGTCTCGTCCCGGTCACGGAGGCGGCGACCGAGGCGGCGTTCGGCGGCGTCTTCGGCGGGTTCGCCCTCGGTCGGTGCGACGGCGTCGGTCATACGGCCCCGTTGCACGCCGACGCCTATCAAACGGGTGGCGGACGCGGTATCCGCATCCCTCTCCTTTATGTCGGACGAGGTGAGTGAACGTGACATGGCAGACGAGACAATCGCGTTCGTCGGACTCGGAATCATGGGTGGACCGATGGCGAAGAACCTGCTGGACGCGGGCTACACCGTGATCGGCCACAACCGGTCACAGGAGCCGGTGGACGAACACGTCGAGGCCGGCGGCGAGTCCGCCGAGACGCCGAAGGAGGCGGCCGAACGGGCCGACGTGACCATCATGTGTCTGCCCAACTCGGACGTGGTCAGCGAGATCATGCGCAGCGAGGACGGCGTCCTCGCCGGTCTGAGCGAGGGGGACGTGGTGATCGACAACTCCACCATCTCGCCGATGGTGACCGAGGACCTCGCCGAGGAGGTCCGCGAGCGCGGCGCCCAGATGCTCGACGCGCCGATCAGCGGCGGCGAGGAGGGTGCCATCGCGGGGACGCTGTCGATCATGGTCGGCGGCGACGAGGACGTTCTCGAGCGGTGTCGGCCGATCCTCGAGGCGATGGGCGAGACGATCACGTACTGCGGCGACAACGGCGCCGGGCAGGTCACCAAGGCCTGCAACCAGATCGTCGTCGCCGGGACGATGGAGGCCGTCAGCGAGGCGCTGGTGTTCGCCTACAAGGCCGACGCGGACTTGGAGGCCGTCGTCGACGCCATCAGCGGCGGTGCCGCCGGCTGTTGGACGCTCGACAACCGCGCCCCCAGCATGATCCGGGGCGACTTCGAACCCGGCTTCTTCGCCGACTACCAGTACAAGGACCTGCGCATCGCGACCGACGCCGGCGAGGCGTACGAGGCGCCGATGCCCCAGACGGAACTCGTCCACGAGATGTACAAGTCCATGGTCGCCACGGGACGGGGGAAGGACGACAACTCCGGCGTGATGCAGGTCGTCGAGGACATGGCGGGCGTCGAGGCGCGAATCGAGGACGACTGACGCTCCGCGTCGTCCGACGGCGTTCGCTTCCACTCACTCCACGTCGTCGTGGTCCAGCAGTCGCCGCTCCCGGTCCGCGGGTGCGGGGTCGTAGGTGACGACCTCCAGCAGGTTGCCGGACGGATCGACGAAGTAGAACCCCTCGAACTCGCCCCAGTCGTACGGTCCCTGCTTCGGGAACTGGTCGTCGAGGGCGTCCATCAGCGACTCGTAGGTCTCGCGATCCGTCTCGAAGGCGACGTGGGCCTTGTCGAGCGGGTGGTCGAGCCCCCGTTCGTCCCACTTCTCGGCGCGTCCCGTCTCCATGAGCGTGACGACGGTTCCCGCCCCCGTCTCGAACATCACGTGTGCGCCCTGGAAGTCCTCCGGCGGGCGCAACAGGTTGAGGCCGAGGACGTCCCTGTAGAACTCGTGTGCGGCGTCGAGGTCGTCCACGTCGATGTTGATGTGGTCGACGGCGTCCATGGCACTACTGACGACGGAGTGCCGATATAGGTTTTCCCCGACGGTCGCCGTGACGCCGTCCGGATCGGCCGTGACGACCGAAGTGATACGGCAGAGGTCGCGGCCGGTTCAGGACTGCTTCCAGTCGGGTTCCGAACGAGGCGGCGAGAGGACGCCGATGCCGACGGCGGGTTCGTCGCCGCGGTTCTCGGCGCCGTGGAGTTCGTCGCTGGTGAACAGGTACGAGTCGCCCGGTCGGAGCGTGACCTCCCCGTCGTCGGTGATCGCCGTGAGAGTCCCCCGAATCATGTAGCCGATCTGCTCGTTGTCGTGCCGGTGGACGGGGAGCCGTGCTCCCGGGTCGACTCGCCAGTGTTTCATCGCCGCACGCTCGCCCGACGCGAGGTCCGCGAGGTACACCCCGCTGGCGACCTCCTCCCCGTCGGACGCGTCCTCGCTGATCCGCCTCATTCGAACTGTCCCCGTCACCGAGATGCGGAGGGGAGTTAATAAAGGTTCCTGAGGAACTTTTATATAATTACAGTCGTACCCTGCGGGTATGTCAGCCGACGACACGATTCGGGTGTTTCACCTACCCTTCTCGTTCATGTTGCCCCAGCGCGTCGCGGCCGACCGGGGCTACTTCGCCGACGAGGGGCTCGACGTCGAACTGATCGAGCGGGACCGGACCTGCGTGACGAACAAGTACATCCCCGCCGAGGAGACGCTGACCGGCGACAACGACGTCGACCTCTATCCCATCTGCAAGTGGGAGAGCCTCAAGCGGACCTGGGAGTTCGACGACGGCCGCATCGTCGCCAAGGGCACGTTCGCGGACCAGCCCTACGCCGTCTTCGTGCGCCCCGACTCGGACGTCGAGACGCCGGCCGATCTGGCGAACACGCCCGTCGGCGTCAACCGACGGACGGGCCAGGAGTACACCGCGATCAGGGCGCTCGAGGAACACATGGACGAGGACGAGGTGATCGTCGAGGGTCACGGGATGCCGACCGACCGCCTGCGGGCGCTACGCGACGGCGACGTCGAGGCGGTTTCCCTCCTCGACCCGCACATCACCCTCGCCGAACACCTCGGCTTCGAGAAGGTCCTGGAGTTCGAGAACCACATGGGCGTCGTCGGCGCCGAGGGACTGGAGGGGGAGACCCTCGACGCCTTCATGTGCGCCTATCGTCGGGCGGTCGAGACGATCAACGCCGAGCCGTCGGCCTATCGCGACCGGTATCTCGACATGCTCTGGAAGGACAGCGACGTCGCGCCGGACCTGTTCGAGGACGTCGACGCCGAGGCCGTCCGCGACGCCATCGAGGTGCCCGAGTACGAGGTGCCCGAACTCGCCGACCGCGAGGACCTGGACTACCACCTCGACTGGATGAAACGGCGGCAGTTGATCGACGCCGACGCCGACATCGACGCCATCGTCTCCCCGGTGCGGTGAGCCGGCGCCACGTCGACGCCCAGCAGGCCGCCTTCGACGAGTACCACGGGGACCCCGGCGACCTGCCGGTCGTGCGGGCGCGGTTCGAACACAACGGGAGCCCGCGGTACCTCCTCTATACGATCAAGCGGTTCGGCCTCGACCGGGCGCACGGCTTCCACCTCGACGTGGAACTCGTCTCGGACGACCTCGAAAGCGGGCTGACGACGATCCGGGAGCGACTGGACGAGGGGAGAACCGACCTCGTCGACACCGACTTCATCTCCGCCGCCCGGGAGCGTGCCGGGGGCGCCGACGTCGTCGCCGTCCACCCCTACGGGCGGACGGTCGGCGGGCTGGTCGCCCCCGAGGGGACGGACATCGAGGGACTGGCGGACCTCCGGGATCGCCGCGTCGGCGTCACCCGCCGCCTCGACAAGAACTGGATCCTGACGCGGGCGGCCTGCCGGGCGTTCCACGGCTTCGACCCCGCCGACACCGTCACCCTCGTCGAGGCGGGGTCGCGCGACGGGCTCACCGACCTGATCCGCGAGGGCGAGGTCGACGCCGGCTTTCAGTTCTGGCCGCTCGTGCCCGAACTCACGCGGACCGGACCGTACACGGAGGTCCTCCCGGTGGCCGGCCTGGTCCAGCGGCTCTCCGGCACCGACCGAAGACTCCCCGTGGCGACGTTTCTCACCGGCGAGTCGTTCCTGCGCGAGGAGACCGAGACGGTGCGGGCGTTCGCCCGCGCCGCCCGCGACGCGACCGACCGCCTCCGGGCCGACGACGACCTCTGGGTGGAACTCGGCGAGCGCCTGATGGCCGACGACGACCCCCGGGTCGTCCGGGCGGTCCGGGACGGCTGGCGCGACATGGCGGTCCGCGACTGGGACGCGGAGACGGTGGCGGGAATGCACCGGCTGTTCGACCACCTGAAATCCGTCGCCGGCACGGAGGCGCTGGGCGTCCAGGGGATCCCCGAGGGAACCCTCCGCCCGGATCCGTGACCGGTGTGCCGTGGTTCGACCACCGGTATGAACGTTTCCAAGGAACTTTTATCAGGGTACAGTCGTACCTGCGGGTATGCCGACCGACGAGAGTCTCGCGGCGCCCCGTCTGGGATCGCCCGGCGCCGCGGCGTGTGCCGCCCCCGAGTCGACGCGCCAGGTGACCGCTCCACGGCCCGGTGACCGATGACCCGGGGCCACGTCGACGCCCAGCAGGCCGCCCTCGACGCGCACCACGACGATCCGGGGGAACTGCCGGTCATGCGGGCGCGGTTCGAGCACAACGGGAGCCCGCGATACCTCCTCTATACGATCAAGCGGTTCGGCCTCGACCGGGCGCACGGCTTCCACCTCGACGTGGAACTCGTCTCCGACGCCCTCGAAGACGGCATCGAGACCGTCGAGGCCCAGCTGCAGGAGGGGCACGCCGACCTCATCGACATCGACTACATCTCCATCGCCCGGGAGCGCGCCGAGGGGGCGGACATCGTCGCCTTCCACCCCTACGGGCGGACGGTGGGGGGGCTGGTCGCCCCGGAGGACGCCGACATCGACGGGCTGGCGGACCTGTCCGGTCACCGGATCGGCGTCGTCCGCCGCCTCGACAAGAACTGGATCCTGACGCGGGCGGCCTGCCGGGAGTTCCACGGCTTCGACCCCGACGAGACGGCCACCCCCGTCGAGGCCGGGTCGAAGGTCGAACTCACGCGGATGATCGAGGAGGGCGAGGTCGACGCCGGCTTCCAGTTCTGGCAGATCGTCCCGGA encodes the following:
- a CDS encoding NAD(P)-dependent oxidoreductase → MSDEVSERDMADETIAFVGLGIMGGPMAKNLLDAGYTVIGHNRSQEPVDEHVEAGGESAETPKEAAERADVTIMCLPNSDVVSEIMRSEDGVLAGLSEGDVVIDNSTISPMVTEDLAEEVRERGAQMLDAPISGGEEGAIAGTLSIMVGGDEDVLERCRPILEAMGETITYCGDNGAGQVTKACNQIVVAGTMEAVSEALVFAYKADADLEAVVDAISGGAAGCWTLDNRAPSMIRGDFEPGFFADYQYKDLRIATDAGEAYEAPMPQTELVHEMYKSMVATGRGKDDNSGVMQVVEDMAGVEARIEDD
- a CDS encoding cupin domain-containing protein, which codes for MRRISEDASDGEEVASGVYLADLASGERAAMKHWRVDPGARLPVHRHDNEQIGYMIRGTLTAITDDGEVTLRPGDSYLFTSDELHGAENRGDEPAVGIGVLSPPRSEPDWKQS
- a CDS encoding ABC transporter substrate-binding protein, with amino-acid sequence MSRRHVDAQQAAFDEYHGDPGDLPVVRARFEHNGSPRYLLYTIKRFGLDRAHGFHLDVELVSDDLESGLTTIRERLDEGRTDLVDTDFISAARERAGGADVVAVHPYGRTVGGLVAPEGTDIEGLADLRDRRVGVTRRLDKNWILTRAACRAFHGFDPADTVTLVEAGSRDGLTDLIREGEVDAGFQFWPLVPELTRTGPYTEVLPVAGLVQRLSGTDRRLPVATFLTGESFLREETETVRAFARAARDATDRLRADDDLWVELGERLMADDDPRVVRAVRDGWRDMAVRDWDAETVAGMHRLFDHLKSVAGTEALGVQGIPEGTLRPDP
- a CDS encoding redox-regulated ATPase YchF; the protein is MSYAVGLVGKPSVGKSTFFNAATMNDVPEGAYPFTTIDPSVGEAYVRVECAAPEFGETCTPSVGYCDDGARFVPVQLVDVAGLIPGAHEGKGLGNQFLSDLNETDVLIHVVDFSGKTDSEGEATEGHDPRDDIDFLEDELDMWYLGVLEKGIERFESKYHGADAAIEADLAEQMSAFRITEDEITQVILSLGLGFDPAAWDDADRESLAREIRKRTKPMVIAANKIDDPAAAANFAEISADPEYDHLTFVPVSAHAEKALKVADEAGTVDYRPGDDDFDVVGDPSEEQAAGLERIGGLLAEYGGTGVQASLEAALFDALDLIAVFPGSDDGSTSDQGVFRDCFLLPDGSTTADFASHIHSDLGDGLLHGIDCRSSRQIGGGHELDDRDVVELVTTN
- a CDS encoding VOC family protein gives rise to the protein MDAVDHINIDVDDLDAAHEFYRDVLGLNLLRPPEDFQGAHVMFETGAGTVVTLMETGRAEKWDERGLDHPLDKAHVAFETDRETYESLMDALDDQFPKQGPYDWGEFEGFYFVDPSGNLLEVVTYDPAPADRERRLLDHDDVE
- a CDS encoding ABC transporter substrate-binding protein, whose translation is MSADDTIRVFHLPFSFMLPQRVAADRGYFADEGLDVELIERDRTCVTNKYIPAEETLTGDNDVDLYPICKWESLKRTWEFDDGRIVAKGTFADQPYAVFVRPDSDVETPADLANTPVGVNRRTGQEYTAIRALEEHMDEDEVIVEGHGMPTDRLRALRDGDVEAVSLLDPHITLAEHLGFEKVLEFENHMGVVGAEGLEGETLDAFMCAYRRAVETINAEPSAYRDRYLDMLWKDSDVAPDLFEDVDAEAVRDAIEVPEYEVPELADREDLDYHLDWMKRRQLIDADADIDAIVSPVR
- a CDS encoding ABC transporter substrate-binding protein, which translates into the protein MTRGHVDAQQAALDAHHDDPGELPVMRARFEHNGSPRYLLYTIKRFGLDRAHGFHLDVELVSDALEDGIETVEAQLQEGHADLIDIDYISIARERAEGADIVAFHPYGRTVGGLVAPEDADIDGLADLSGHRIGVVRRLDKNWILTRAACREFHGFDPDETATPVEAGSKVELTRMIEEGEVDAGFQFWQIVPEITETGPYENVLPVSELVQRLSETDNKLPVAAFLTSESYLREETETVRAFTEAYRDAVDRLVEDDEIWAEISEQLMSYDDPDVMRAVRDGWRDMVVRDWDAESVEGMYRLFDHLKSVAGAEALGVGEIPEGTFEVDP
- a CDS encoding CinA family protein, with amino-acid sequence MTDAVAPTEGEPAEDAAERRLGRRLRDRDETVAVAESLTGGLVGSRLTDVPGSSDYFDRGVVAYSNDAKLDALGVSRESLDAHGAVSAPVAREMARGVRDIAGTDWGVSTTGIAGPAGGTEEKPVGLVFVGVAHAAPWGSGDSFVRAERHVFDGDRWAVKRESTRAALDALLDALD